Proteins from one Tistrella bauzanensis genomic window:
- a CDS encoding flagellin N-terminal helical domain-containing protein: MALTINSNYAANVAQRHLRDSDSDATRSLAKLSAGTRVLSGRDDAASLAIGKRLEAETAALRQASVNAGQAGSMLQIADGALSSISDILTRMKTLATQSASDQVSDAERVYLNDEFSQLRSEIDRIAGDTDFNGQKLINGSQTITAGTIGTDIEAADGFGAITFDANAANVSNADQFSIAYDTATSRFTVTNTTTGVAQTSEQVTAAPTAGTTQDVRFDEFGLTLTLTSDFDPATAIAANNTFDATVANTASTTFTYKIGTGTTANEDDLAFTIDSAAVASLSAGLTAASLDTRANAETAIDEVASAIDEINERRANIGANQNRLEFAAANLASSIENTEAARSELLDLDIAAEMTSFTSKQILQQAGVSMLAQANQMPQNLLKLLG; encoded by the coding sequence ATGGCGCTGACGATTAATTCGAACTACGCCGCGAACGTCGCGCAACGCCATCTGCGTGACAGCGACAGCGACGCCACCCGCTCCCTCGCCAAGTTGTCGGCCGGTACCCGCGTATTGTCGGGCCGTGACGATGCGGCCTCGCTTGCCATCGGCAAGCGGCTGGAAGCCGAAACCGCGGCTCTCCGGCAGGCGAGCGTGAACGCCGGCCAGGCCGGCTCGATGCTCCAGATCGCCGACGGCGCCCTGTCCAGCATCAGCGACATTCTCACCCGGATGAAGACCCTGGCCACCCAGTCGGCCTCGGATCAGGTGTCGGACGCCGAGCGCGTCTATCTGAACGACGAGTTCAGCCAGCTGCGGTCGGAAATCGACCGGATCGCCGGTGACACCGACTTCAACGGTCAGAAGCTGATCAACGGCTCGCAGACCATCACCGCGGGCACCATCGGCACCGACATCGAAGCGGCCGACGGCTTCGGCGCCATCACCTTCGACGCCAATGCGGCGAATGTGTCGAACGCCGATCAGTTCTCGATCGCCTACGACACGGCCACCAGCCGGTTCACGGTCACCAACACCACCACAGGTGTTGCCCAGACCTCTGAGCAGGTGACCGCGGCGCCGACCGCCGGCACCACGCAGGATGTCCGCTTCGACGAATTCGGCCTGACGCTGACCCTGACCAGCGATTTCGACCCGGCGACGGCGATCGCCGCGAACAACACCTTCGACGCGACCGTCGCCAACACCGCGTCGACGACCTTCACCTACAAGATCGGCACCGGCACCACCGCAAACGAAGACGATCTGGCCTTCACCATCGACAGCGCCGCGGTCGCCTCGCTCTCGGCCGGTCTCACCGCCGCCAGCCTCGACACCCGCGCCAATGCCGAAACCGCGATCGACGAAGTCGCCAGCGCGATCGACGAGATCAACGAGCGGCGCGCCAATATCGGCGCCAACCAGAACCGCCTGGAGTTCGCCGCGGCCAATCTGGCCTCCAGCATCGAGAACACCGAAGCCGCCCGCTCGGAGCTGCTCGACCTCGATATCGCCGCCGAAATGACCTCGTTCACCTCGAAGCAGATCCTGCAGCAGGCCGGCGTGTCCATGCTGGCACAGGCCAACCAGATGCCGCAGAACCTGCTGAAGCTGCTGGGCTGA
- a CDS encoding flagellin N-terminal helical domain-containing protein, with product MAMTIASNYSANVAYRHLKESDSDASRSLAKLSAGTRVLSGRDDAASLAIGKRLESETAALRQASVNAGQAGSMLQIADGALSSVSDILTRMKTLATQSASDQVSDAERVYLNDEFTQLRSEIDRIAGDTEFNGQKLINGSQTITAGTIGTDIEAADGFGAIKFDNNAANVSNADQFSIAYDTATSRFTVTNTTTGVAQTSEQVTAAPTAGSTQDVRFDEFGLTLTLTSDFDPATAIAANNTFDATVANSTSTTLTFKVGTGTTAAEDDLAFTLDAASVSALSAGLGAATLDTRANAETAIDAVATAIDEVNDRRAAIGANQNRLEFASANLASSIENSEAARSELLDLDIAAEMTSFTSKQILMQAGVSMLAQANQMPQNLLKLLS from the coding sequence ATGGCTATGACCATTGCCTCCAACTATTCCGCAAATGTCGCCTATCGTCATTTGAAGGAGAGCGATTCTGACGCGAGCCGTTCGCTCGCCAAGCTCTCTGCCGGTACCCGCGTGCTGTCCGGCCGTGACGATGCCGCCTCGCTTGCCATTGGCAAGCGGCTGGAATCCGAGACGGCCGCTCTGCGTCAGGCCAGCGTCAACGCCGGTCAGGCCGGTTCGATGCTCCAGATCGCCGACGGCGCCCTGTCGAGCGTCAGTGACATCCTCACCCGGATGAAGACCCTGGCCACCCAGTCAGCCTCGGATCAGGTGTCGGATGCCGAGCGCGTCTATCTGAACGACGAATTCACCCAGCTCCGGTCTGAAATCGACCGCATCGCCGGTGATACCGAGTTCAACGGCCAGAAGCTGATCAACGGTTCGCAGACCATCACGGCCGGCACCATCGGTACCGACATTGAAGCGGCTGATGGCTTCGGCGCGATCAAGTTCGACAACAACGCGGCGAACGTCTCGAACGCCGATCAGTTCTCGATCGCCTATGACACCGCAACCAGCCGGTTCACGGTCACCAACACCACCACCGGTGTTGCCCAGACCTCTGAACAGGTGACCGCGGCGCCGACCGCCGGCAGCACGCAGGACGTCCGGTTCGACGAATTCGGCCTGACCCTGACCCTGACCAGCGACTTCGACCCGGCGACGGCGATTGCGGCGAACAACACCTTCGACGCGACGGTTGCCAACAGCACCTCGACGACCCTGACCTTCAAGGTCGGCACGGGCACCACGGCCGCCGAAGACGATCTGGCCTTCACCCTTGATGCGGCCTCGGTCTCGGCTCTGTCGGCCGGCCTGGGTGCAGCGACGCTCGATACCCGCGCCAATGCCGAAACCGCGATCGACGCGGTCGCAACCGCCATCGACGAGGTCAACGATCGCCGCGCTGCGATCGGTGCCAACCAGAACCGGCTCGAATTCGCGTCGGCCAACCTGGCCTCCAGCATCGAGAACAGCGAAGCCGCCCGCTCCGAACTGCTGGACCTCGACATCGCTGCCGAGATGACCTCGTTCACCTCCAAGCAGATCCTGATGCAGGCTGGCGTGTCCATGCTGGCGCAGGCGAACCAGATGCCGCAGAACCTGCTGAAGCTGCTGTCCTGA
- a CDS encoding flagellar protein FlaG, whose product MRSTFGDGAASGRGSASYPTRTNTIDRNDPSLADLAQRDARVADALAEALAREGFGPETMGTQVKLAIDIDTNTGDLVGRLIDRTTGETVEQLPPEKTLKMIAALREMVGALVDRTL is encoded by the coding sequence GTGCGCAGCACATTTGGCGATGGCGCTGCTTCCGGGCGCGGATCGGCATCTTACCCCACCCGGACCAATACGATCGACCGCAACGATCCGTCTCTGGCGGATCTGGCCCAGCGTGATGCACGGGTCGCCGATGCATTGGCCGAGGCTCTTGCCCGGGAAGGGTTCGGGCCCGAGACGATGGGGACACAGGTCAAGCTGGCCATCGATATCGACACCAACACCGGCGATCTGGTCGGTCGGTTGATCGATCGGACCACGGGGGAGACGGTGGAGCAGTTGCCGCCGGAAAAGACTCTCAAGATGATTGCCGCCTTGCGTGAAATGGTCGGTGCCCTGGTGGACCGAACCTTGTAA
- the fliD gene encoding flagellar filament capping protein FliD yields the protein MVSSLSSNFALTTDSNGRLTVTGLSGSGIDTQKAVEALVAAKRVPIDRLETKIETTGTQIAALKEYQTLMRDFRTAVDGLRGKVTFDKSGDAFDAKNVYLQTSRVDGKTASTATNLVGITATNNAEVGARSVEILRVATQAKVGTGVANSATADLGTAFGGAAGSISGSFDIVNGDGAATTITVAGTDTLQSLRDKINNANTGTAKTGVTASIVSVTTGQNYLVLTNDATGKAIELDNETGGVLSGLGISSDGGSTFSNVLQEPQTARLAVDGLKDPSRYESLRFANASASVKSLVSTAPDTGSFTLSTGLGTVAINFNSTTDSLNDIAARINADAGAIGVEATIMDDGGGKRLVLTDTNGGKLGVIDNDGLMASLGVDNDLVVERSSNTISDLFTGMTLNLFQAEEGTKINLQVERNLNAVKDQVYDFLDAYNAMRRFYNEQNLTGADGSKSEDAGPLFGNSALKDMNTMLRDTVNGDVAGLGIDFSALSAIGITIAPTATLTDPLDRETLVIDESKFDEVLLNKPDDVRNLFSFRFSSDNPDVTLVNFGANTSYKNGGYNLEVTVAGGVITSAKLDGQDVEVNGTTLTVTSGSAAGLKLYYRPGDDGTTTSQLNITSGIASQMYFAADKALTAKTGTIEAQLGVFESRNSAAELQIDRMELRLDLYKDRITAKFLRMEEALSRMESIMEALKAQIDAQSSNSDK from the coding sequence ATGGTCAGTTCGTTGAGCAGCAATTTCGCGCTGACCACGGATTCGAACGGCCGGCTGACGGTCACCGGTCTGTCGGGCAGCGGCATCGATACCCAGAAGGCGGTCGAGGCGCTGGTCGCGGCCAAGCGCGTACCGATCGACCGGCTTGAAACCAAGATCGAGACCACCGGCACCCAGATCGCGGCCCTGAAAGAATATCAGACGCTGATGCGGGATTTCCGCACGGCGGTCGACGGTCTGCGCGGCAAGGTGACCTTCGACAAGAGCGGCGACGCCTTCGACGCCAAGAACGTCTATCTCCAGACCTCGCGCGTCGACGGCAAGACGGCGTCGACGGCCACCAATCTGGTCGGCATCACCGCCACCAACAATGCTGAGGTCGGTGCACGTTCGGTCGAGATTCTCCGGGTTGCCACCCAGGCCAAGGTTGGCACCGGCGTCGCCAACTCGGCAACCGCTGATCTGGGCACAGCCTTTGGCGGTGCCGCCGGTTCGATTTCCGGCAGCTTCGACATCGTGAACGGCGATGGTGCAGCCACCACGATCACGGTTGCCGGCACCGACACGCTTCAGTCACTGCGCGACAAGATCAACAACGCCAACACCGGTACTGCCAAGACCGGCGTCACCGCCAGCATCGTGTCGGTCACCACCGGCCAGAATTATCTGGTGCTGACCAATGACGCGACCGGCAAGGCAATCGAGCTCGACAACGAGACCGGCGGCGTTCTGTCCGGCCTTGGCATTTCCAGCGATGGCGGCAGCACCTTTTCAAACGTGCTGCAGGAACCGCAGACCGCGCGACTTGCGGTCGACGGGCTGAAAGATCCGTCACGCTATGAAAGCCTGCGTTTCGCCAATGCCTCGGCATCCGTGAAGTCGCTGGTATCGACGGCGCCTGACACCGGCAGTTTCACCCTGTCGACCGGGCTCGGCACGGTCGCGATCAATTTCAACAGCACCACCGACAGCCTCAACGACATTGCCGCCCGCATCAATGCCGATGCCGGCGCAATCGGTGTCGAGGCGACGATCATGGATGATGGCGGGGGCAAGCGCCTGGTGTTGACCGACACCAATGGCGGCAAGCTGGGCGTGATCGACAATGACGGGCTGATGGCGTCTCTCGGTGTCGACAATGATCTGGTGGTGGAACGGTCGAGCAACACGATCTCCGACCTGTTCACCGGCATGACGCTCAACCTGTTTCAGGCCGAGGAAGGCACCAAGATCAATCTTCAGGTGGAACGCAACCTGAATGCGGTCAAGGATCAGGTCTACGACTTCCTTGACGCCTATAACGCGATGCGTCGGTTCTATAACGAACAGAACCTCACCGGCGCAGACGGCAGCAAATCTGAAGATGCCGGGCCACTGTTCGGCAACAGTGCGCTGAAGGACATGAACACGATGCTGCGCGACACCGTCAACGGTGATGTCGCGGGACTTGGCATCGACTTCTCGGCCCTGTCGGCCATCGGCATCACCATCGCACCGACAGCCACCCTGACCGATCCGCTGGATCGCGAAACCCTGGTCATCGACGAGTCGAAATTCGACGAGGTTCTGCTCAACAAGCCCGATGACGTCCGGAATCTGTTCAGCTTCCGCTTTTCCAGCGACAATCCGGATGTGACGCTGGTGAACTTCGGCGCCAACACCAGCTATAAGAACGGCGGCTACAACCTGGAAGTCACGGTCGCCGGCGGGGTGATCACCTCGGCGAAACTGGATGGCCAGGATGTCGAGGTCAACGGCACCACGCTGACCGTCACCAGCGGCAGCGCCGCCGGATTGAAACTGTATTACCGCCCCGGTGACGACGGCACCACCACCAGCCAGCTCAATATCACTTCGGGCATCGCGTCGCAGATGTATTTCGCGGCGGACAAGGCACTGACCGCCAAAACCGGCACCATCGAGGCGCAGCTCGGCGTGTTCGAGAGCCGGAATTCTGCGGCAGAATTGCAGATCGATCGCATGG